In the Paenibacillus sp. FSL R7-0337 genome, ACACTAGATCCTGCATTACACCTTGGGTCTGCTCAGAACGGTACAGATCCAGCCAGACATTCTGGAAGCGGATCAGATCGGCCACTTTTTTGGGCGGAAGACCGATATGCTGCCGGAACAGCCGTTCAAGCTGGCGGCTGCTTAAGCCCGAGCTGCTCTCCAGTGCCCCTGCCGTCATGATCCCGCGTGAAGTAAGCAGCCTATGAACCGCGTTCATCATCCCGTCACTGCTCCGATTTCCCCGTTCCAGTCTACGCAGAAGGAAGACTTCAGCAGCAGCAATGCGCTCAGTCATTGTACGGATATGCTGGAGCCTGTCTCCCAGTTCCTTACGGAAGGTCCGGAAATAATGCTCTACCGGAACATGCACATTCAGTACCTCTGTCAGCGGCTCGTCTGCGAAGAGATGAACAGCCCAGAAATGAAACCGGATAGCGAAACGCTGCGCCGACATAGGCTGTGCTGCTTGTCCTGTCTCGAACGGACTGTCATTAATCCCGCAAAAAATACCGCCCGACTCCCCTGTCCGCTCATCCCATTCCCATATAATATCCATGCAACTGTCAGGTATAACGGTCTCCGTCCGCTGCGGCGTCGGGGGCTGTGCTCCTGATCCCCAGAAGCAGCGGATATACGGCTG is a window encoding:
- a CDS encoding helix-turn-helix domain-containing protein, translating into MYNLSALYHPITANPAGGGEYLPGRLLQPYIRCFWGSGAQPPTPQRTETVIPDSCMDIIWEWDERTGESGGIFCGINDSPFETGQAAQPMSAQRFAIRFHFWAVHLFADEPLTEVLNVHVPVEHYFRTFRKELGDRLQHIRTMTERIAAAEVFLLRRLERGNRSSDGMMNAVHRLLTSRGIMTAGALESSSGLSSRQLERLFRQHIGLPPKKVADLIRFQNVWLDLYRSEQTQGVMQDLVFTYGYSHQSHLINNFKKFAGKTPLDALSHARS